One Brachybacterium kimchii genomic window carries:
- a CDS encoding major capsid protein encodes MPVTLEQAAQNATSAYSAAVIDEFRTNPLLDQIVFDDVVNPAGGGATLSYSYRRLVTAPSAQFRALNTEYAPDEVTTEQKSTQLAVLGGAYQIDRVLSRVGASATGEVALQSSQKVKAAQALFGDAVINGDAAATTGTYKDSFDGLKKSLTGTSTEDTSVHNWSGAMDQAKAFQILTDVDELLSLLDGEAGVILSNRKAINMIKAASRFANQYVEKVGPRGTSLATYGNAVLMDAGFKAGSAEAVIPESSKQVALYAVRMGLDGFHGVSTVGSSVIQAYAPDFTTAGAVKTGEVEMGPVGVALKATKAAAVFTKVQVTAS; translated from the coding sequence ATGCCTGTCACTCTGGAGCAGGCCGCACAGAACGCCACCAGCGCGTACTCGGCCGCCGTCATCGACGAGTTCCGTACCAACCCCCTCCTGGACCAGATCGTGTTCGATGACGTGGTGAACCCCGCCGGAGGCGGAGCCACCCTGTCCTACTCGTACCGTCGCCTGGTCACCGCCCCGTCGGCGCAGTTCCGCGCGCTCAACACCGAGTACGCGCCCGACGAGGTGACCACCGAGCAGAAGTCCACGCAGCTGGCCGTCCTCGGTGGCGCCTACCAGATCGACCGTGTGCTGTCGCGCGTCGGCGCGTCCGCCACTGGCGAGGTCGCTCTCCAGTCCAGCCAGAAGGTCAAGGCCGCGCAGGCCCTGTTCGGTGACGCCGTGATCAACGGTGACGCCGCCGCGACCACCGGCACCTACAAGGACTCGTTCGACGGGCTCAAGAAGTCCCTCACCGGGACCAGCACCGAGGACACCTCGGTGCACAACTGGTCCGGCGCGATGGACCAGGCCAAGGCGTTCCAGATCCTCACCGACGTGGACGAGCTCCTCTCGCTCCTCGACGGTGAGGCCGGCGTCATCCTGTCCAACCGCAAGGCCATCAACATGATCAAGGCCGCGTCCCGGTTCGCGAACCAGTACGTGGAGAAGGTCGGCCCGCGCGGTACGTCCCTCGCCACCTACGGGAACGCCGTCCTCATGGATGCCGGCTTCAAGGCCGGCTCCGCGGAGGCCGTGATCCCCGAGTCGTCCAAGCAGGTGGCGCTGTACGCCGTCCGCATGGGCCTCGACGGCTTCCACGGTGTCTCCACCGTCGGCTCCTCCGTCATCCAGGCGTACGCCCCGGACTTCACGACCGCGGGCGCCGTCAAGACGGGCGAGGTCGAGATGGGGCCGGTCGGCGTCGCTCTCAAGGCGACGAAGGCCGCGGCGGTGTTCACCAAGGTCCAGGTGACCGCCTCGTGA
- a CDS encoding phage minor capsid protein: protein MPASPDMAREVAQRVRLIYEAAEDHAVRVITRRLADGLDAPDWAQQKAAELPGVLQELDRYMRRLDEAAPALFERVIAEAYQQGLTAAHLDVKGLGIVPEPLGGINASQAVQALVESLVATQAGAAPRVVRAVSDMYQDVTAETAAQVLTGTASRREAARSALGKYADRGVRAFRDRSGRRWDLASYAEMATRTTAGQAAIAGHTDQLKDLGQDLVKVSTSPESCPECSPWQGRVLSLTGRTSGRLSDGVRVAGTIDRARAAGFQHPNCTHTVGLYLPGHSSRAKAAPADPKVYETRQRQRSYERQVRGWKRRADMDAAFYGPDSPEAKRTRTKLRARQSQFKAWREENGRKSLSYRTSLTAR from the coding sequence ATGCCCGCGTCTCCCGACATGGCCCGCGAGGTCGCCCAGCGCGTCCGCCTCATCTACGAGGCAGCGGAGGACCACGCGGTCCGCGTGATCACCCGGCGTCTCGCGGATGGGCTGGACGCCCCGGATTGGGCGCAGCAGAAGGCGGCCGAGCTCCCCGGTGTCCTCCAGGAGCTGGACCGGTACATGCGGCGCCTGGACGAGGCCGCACCGGCCCTGTTCGAGCGCGTGATCGCGGAGGCCTACCAGCAGGGCCTCACGGCGGCGCACCTCGACGTGAAGGGCCTGGGGATCGTCCCGGAGCCCCTCGGCGGGATCAACGCCTCCCAGGCGGTGCAGGCGCTCGTGGAGTCCCTCGTGGCGACGCAGGCGGGCGCTGCCCCGCGCGTGGTCCGCGCCGTCTCGGACATGTACCAGGACGTCACCGCGGAGACCGCCGCGCAGGTCCTCACCGGCACGGCATCCCGTCGGGAGGCGGCACGCTCCGCCCTCGGCAAGTACGCGGACCGGGGCGTGCGGGCGTTCCGTGACCGGTCCGGCCGCCGCTGGGACCTCGCGTCCTACGCGGAGATGGCGACTCGCACCACGGCCGGGCAGGCCGCGATCGCCGGGCACACGGACCAGCTCAAGGACCTCGGGCAGGACCTCGTGAAGGTCTCCACGTCCCCGGAGTCCTGCCCGGAGTGCTCGCCGTGGCAAGGCCGCGTCCTGTCCCTCACGGGACGCACGAGCGGCCGCCTCTCGGATGGGGTGCGCGTCGCCGGGACGATCGACCGGGCGCGCGCGGCAGGGTTCCAGCACCCGAACTGCACGCACACCGTGGGCCTGTACCTGCCCGGGCACTCGTCTCGGGCGAAGGCGGCGCCGGCTGACCCGAAGGTCTACGAGACCCGGCAGCGGCAGCGCTCCTACGAGCGGCAGGTGCGCGGGTGGAAGCGGCGCGCCGACATGGACGCCGCGTTCTACGGGCCGGACTCGCCGGAGGCGAAGCGGACCCGTACCAAGCTCCGTGCCCGCCAGTCGCAGTTCAAGGCGTGGCGCGAGGAGAACGGCCGGAAGTCGCTCTCGTACCGGACGAGCCTCACGGCTCGCTGA
- a CDS encoding minor capsid protein: MSKDFTFSAGDPVDEAVRAAAARGLALAAEAVLAEANDKVPHEEGTLQRSGRASADEGELRAVISYDTPYAVRQHEDMTLHHKDGRTAKWLENALASNQEMVRRIIADAIKGAL, encoded by the coding sequence GTGTCCAAGGACTTCACGTTCTCGGCTGGTGACCCGGTGGACGAGGCGGTGCGCGCGGCTGCCGCGCGTGGTCTCGCCCTCGCGGCGGAGGCGGTCCTCGCCGAGGCGAACGACAAGGTTCCCCACGAGGAGGGCACCCTCCAGCGGTCTGGCCGGGCGTCGGCCGACGAGGGGGAGCTCCGCGCGGTCATCTCCTACGACACCCCGTACGCCGTCCGGCAGCACGAGGACATGACCCTCCACCACAAGGACGGCAGGACCGCGAAGTGGCTGGAGAACGCCCTGGCATCGAACCAGGAGATGGTCCGCCGGATCATCGCGGACGCGATCAAGGGGGCGCTGTGA